GTCCGTTGTTCCCTTTCCGGTCCCTCGTCAGGCCGTGCCGTCCGCTCCCGCGGCCTCCACCGGGCCCGTCGTCGCGGCCGGATCGGCGCCCGGGGCCCGCTCGGCGAGCCCCGGAAAGGCTACGTTGCCGCCCCGCCAGCGGGCCGCCCGCACGGCTGCCTCCCGCAGTGCGCCCGCCGCGTCGGCGCGCGCGGGCCCTTCGGTGGCCCGTACGAGATCGGAGTAGACGCCCGCCACCCGGTCCTCCAGGACCGTGGCGAGACGCAGTGCCGACGCGGTGTCGGTAACCGCGAAGGGCAGAGCGTACGCGGCCTCCGCGGCGACCGGCGTACCGCCCAGGTCACGCACGGTGCGCATGAGCGTGTCCCGGCGTGCGCGGTGCCCGTCGTACGCCGCGTTCGCCTCGGCGCGCCGCCTCTCGGCCACCCGGCCGCCGAGCACCCCGTACCCGTAGACGGCCGCGTGTTCGGCGGCGAGCGCGGCCTGGGTGGCGGTGAGCGCGGGGGAGGGGGTCTCGTCCTCGGAAGGCAGGGTCATGACGAGGTCTCCTTGGCCAGCTCGGTCAGCAGATAGGCGTGGACCGCCGCGGCCGCGGCCACCGAGGCCAGCAGCCGGGCCAGTTCGGGCTCCGCGGTGAGCAGCGCCTCGGCGTGTGCGTCGGCCCGGCGGCGCTCGGCGGCGGCCAGTTCCCTCACCGCCGCCTTCGCGTCGGCGGAGACGGGACCGGGCGCGGGCGGCGCCGCGGCCTTCCTGCCGCCTGCCGCCAGGGCCTTGGTGTGCTCCCGTACGGCCGCCCGCAGGGGCGCCAGGCCCTCCGCGAGGGCGGGGTGGGCCTCGGTGGCCAGGTCGTAGTGGGCGAGCGTCAGGGCGGCGGTGCGCGCCGCCGCCGTACGCAGGGCCTTCTCCACCCGGACGGCTTCGGCCTCGCTGCGTACGGGCCCGCTCCGGCCCGGGCTCTTGTCGTCCTCCCCGCAGCCGGTCAGCACCGCACCCAGTGCGAGAGCCCCCGTCGCGGTGAGCGCCCCCCTGCGGGTCGTCCCCGTGCGCCGCACGTTTCTCCTTTGGGCCGGGACCGATCCTGACAGGATCTGTCCTGAAGTGATCACCGCAGGCGAGCGTACCCGCGGTGACAGGGCAGGCGGACGGCAACACCCCTGGCGACCGGATACCCTTTGACCTGACACACGACGATCCCCACAACAGCACACGCGGCCGAGGAGTCACCCGGATGAGCACCACCCAGAGCGAGAGGCTGCGCGGGTTGCTGGAACCGCTCGTCAGCGCGCAGCAGCTGGACCTCGAGGAGATCGAGGTGTCCCGGGCCGGCCGACGAGGAGTGCTGCGGGTCATCGTGGACTCGGACGAGGGCGTGGAGCTGGACACCTGCGCGGAGCTGAGCCGCGCGATCTCCCAGAAGCTGGACGAGACCGACGCGATGGGCGAGGGCGAGTACGTCCTCGAAGTCAGCTCCCCCGGCGCGGACCGCCCGCTGACCGAGCACCGCCACTACGTGCGCGCCACCGGCCGGCTGGCCCGCTTCCACCTCACCGCCGACGGCTCCGGTGAGCTGGTCGCCCGCATCCTCGCCGTGGACGAGGACGGGCTGGACCTCGAAGTGCCCGGCGTCAAGGGCCGCAAGCCCACGTCCCGCCGCCTCGCCTTCGACGAGATCGCCAAGGCGCGCGTGGAGATCGAATTCAACCGCAAGGACAAGAAGGAAGAGGAGGCGTAGCCGTGGACATCGATGTGAAGCTTCTGAAGGGCTTGGCGCAGGACAAGGAGATTCCCTTCGACGTGCTCGTCGGGGCGATCGAGTCGGCCCTCCTCATCGCGTACCACCGCACCGACGGCAGCCACCGCCGGGCGCGCGTGAAACTCGACGAGAACGGCCACGTCACCGTGTGGGCCAAGGAGGACCCGGCCGACCTCGAAGAGGGCCAGGAGCCGAAGGAGTTCGACGACACCCCCTCCGGGTTCGGCCGGATCGCCGCGACCACCGCCAAGCAGGTCATCCTGCAGCGGCTGCGCGACGCCGAGGACGACCGCACCTTCGGGGAGTACGCGGGCCACGAGGGCGATGTCGTCACCGGCGTCGTCCAGCAGGGCAAGGACCCCAAGAACGTCCTGGTCGACATCGGCAAGATGGAGGCCATGCTGCCGGTCCAGGAGCAGGTCCCGGGCGAGGAGTACACCCACGGCCTGCGCCTTCGTACGTATGTCGTACGGGTCGCCAAGGGCGTCCGCGGCCCCTCGGTGACGCTCTCGCGCACCCACCCCAACCTGGTGAAGAAGCTCTTCGCCCTGGAGGTCCCCGAGATCGCCGACGGTTCGGTGGTCATCGAGGCCATCGCCCGCGAGGCCGGCCACCGCACCAAGATCGCGGTTCGCTCCACCCGTTCGGGCCTCAACGCCAAGGGCGCCTGCATCGGCCCGATGGGCGGCCGTGTGCGCAATGTCATGGCCGAGCTGCACGGCGAGAAGATCGACATCGTCGACTGGTCGGACGACCCGGCCGAGATGGTCGCCAACGCGCTCTCGCCCGCCCGGGTGAGCAAGGTCGAGGTCGTCGACCTCGGCGCCCGCTCCGCCCGTGTCACCGTGCCGGACTACCAGCTGTCGCTGGCGATCGGCAAGGAGGGCCAGAACGCCCGCCTCGCCGCCCGCCTCACCGGCTGGCGCATCGACATCCGTCCCGACACGGAGACGGACGAGGAGCGCGAGAACGCCGACCGCGAGCGGGCCGAGCGGGCCCGGGAGCGCTCGGAAAGGCGTTGACCCGGAGCCGCTCCAGGGAATAGATCTTGGCCGTACGCCGCTGAGATCACGACAACATCCGTTCGATTTTTGCCCCAAAGGGGTGAGGTCGGTGCGGGGAGGTAGACTTAAACGTGTCTGGCCGGACGCAAGCCCGCGCTTGCCCCGAGCGAACCTGTGTGGGATGCCGGGAGCGAGTGGCCAAGAGCGAGCTGCTGCGCATCGTGGTGGACGAGGGCGCCTGCGCCCCTGATCCACGCGGTACGCTGCCCGGCCGGGGTGCTTATGTGCACCCCACCTCTGTCTGTCTCGACCTGGCGGTTCGCCGCCGGGCGTTCCCCCGGGCCTTCAAGGCCAAGGGGCCGTTCGACACCGCGGCACTCACGCGGTTCGTCGAGCGGGTGACACCGTAAGAACGCAAGTGAACGGCACGGGACCCCGTGCGGTCAGGTACCTCGCGAGTTGGAAGTAGGTCGAGATTGCGATGAGCACTCGATGAGTACGCGATGAGTACGCCCATGAAGTAGCGACGGTCCGGCGGTAACCCGGACCTAAAAGGAGCGAAGTGGCTAAGGTCCGGGTATACGAACTCGCCAAGGAGTTCGGCGTCGAGAGCAAGGTCGTCATGGCCAAGCTCCAAGAACTCGGTGAATTCGTCCGTTCGGCGTCCTCGACGATCGAGGCGCCGGTTGTACGTAAGTTGACCGACGCACTGCAGGGGCCCGGCGGCAACGCCGGCAAGTCCGCTGCCAAGCCTGGCGCGCCCCGCAAGGCGACGCCCGCAAAGCCCGCAGCGCCCTCCCCGGCCGCCGCGGCACGTCCTGCTGCCCCGAAGCCCGGCGCACCGGCCCCCAAGCCGGCCGCTGCCGAGGCCCCGGAGACCAGCACCCCCGCGGCGCCCTCCGCGCCGTCGGCGGGCCCCCGTCCGGGCCCGAAGCCCGCGCCGAAGGCGGCCCCGGTGACCCCGGTCCCGGCCGCCGAGTTCTCGGCACCGGCTCCGGCCCAGCCGGCCGCCCCCCAGCAGCCCCAGGCCCCGCGCCCCGCGGCCGCCGCCCCGGGACCCCGTCCCGCCGGCAGCCCCGCCCGTCCGGCTCCGGCCGGCGGTCAGCGCGACGGTGGCGGCCAGCGTGACGGCGGCCGTGGTGGCGAGCGTGGCGGCGACCGCCCCGCACGTCCCGCCGGCCAGGGCGCCCCGCGCCCCGGTGGCGCCCGTCCGGCCGGTCCCCGTCCGGGCAACAACCCCTTCACCTCCGGCGGTTCCACCGGCATGGCGCGCCCCTCGGCGCCCCGTCCCGGCGGTGCCCCGCGCCCCGGTGGCGGCTCGGAGCGCCCCGGCGCCCCGCGTCCCCAGGGCGGCCCCGGTGGCGCCCCGCGTCCCCAGGGCGGTCAGGGTCAGGGCGGTGCCCGTCCCACTCCGGGCGGCATGCCCC
This DNA window, taken from Streptomyces griseus subsp. griseus, encodes the following:
- a CDS encoding ferritin-like domain-containing protein → MTLPSEDETPSPALTATQAALAAEHAAVYGYGVLGGRVAERRRAEANAAYDGHRARRDTLMRTVRDLGGTPVAAEAAYALPFAVTDTASALRLATVLEDRVAGVYSDLVRATEGPARADAAGALREAAVRAARWRGGNVAFPGLAERAPGADPAATTGPVEAAGADGTA
- the rimP gene encoding ribosome maturation factor RimP, encoding MSTTQSERLRGLLEPLVSAQQLDLEEIEVSRAGRRGVLRVIVDSDEGVELDTCAELSRAISQKLDETDAMGEGEYVLEVSSPGADRPLTEHRHYVRATGRLARFHLTADGSGELVARILAVDEDGLDLEVPGVKGRKPTSRRLAFDEIAKARVEIEFNRKDKKEEEA
- the nusA gene encoding transcription termination factor NusA; the protein is MDIDVKLLKGLAQDKEIPFDVLVGAIESALLIAYHRTDGSHRRARVKLDENGHVTVWAKEDPADLEEGQEPKEFDDTPSGFGRIAATTAKQVILQRLRDAEDDRTFGEYAGHEGDVVTGVVQQGKDPKNVLVDIGKMEAMLPVQEQVPGEEYTHGLRLRTYVVRVAKGVRGPSVTLSRTHPNLVKKLFALEVPEIADGSVVIEAIAREAGHRTKIAVRSTRSGLNAKGACIGPMGGRVRNVMAELHGEKIDIVDWSDDPAEMVANALSPARVSKVEVVDLGARSARVTVPDYQLSLAIGKEGQNARLAARLTGWRIDIRPDTETDEERENADRERAERARERSERR
- a CDS encoding YlxR family protein, with the translated sequence MSGRTQARACPERTCVGCRERVAKSELLRIVVDEGACAPDPRGTLPGRGAYVHPTSVCLDLAVRRRAFPRAFKAKGPFDTAALTRFVERVTP